In Saccharothrix syringae, the following are encoded in one genomic region:
- a CDS encoding class I SAM-dependent methyltransferase: MDLTPLAVPHTLTHLKPLLPPPPARVLEAGCGRGALAAALAELGYRVTGVDRDAGMAAAAGERGVPVIRADVREVSGEYDVVLFTRSLHHAEDLDGVLAHAAALLAPGGRIVIEEFAWERVDRAAAHFLHDNRALLVATGLLDADLPTGDLLDAWVDAHDSLHRGSAMTAALGRVGSDPTEVATGILWRLVDGRGGAWVEPARVADALDAIREAERRRLAAGMLPAVGLFASVRR, translated from the coding sequence GTGGACCTGACCCCCCTCGCCGTGCCCCACACGCTCACCCACCTGAAGCCGCTGCTGCCGCCGCCCCCGGCCCGCGTCCTGGAAGCCGGCTGCGGTCGCGGCGCCCTGGCCGCCGCCCTGGCGGAGCTGGGCTACCGGGTCACCGGCGTGGACCGCGACGCCGGCATGGCCGCCGCGGCCGGGGAGCGCGGCGTGCCCGTCATCCGGGCCGATGTCCGCGAGGTCTCCGGCGAGTACGACGTCGTGCTGTTCACGCGCTCCCTGCACCACGCCGAGGACCTGGACGGCGTCCTGGCCCACGCGGCCGCGCTGCTCGCACCGGGAGGGCGGATCGTGATCGAGGAGTTCGCCTGGGAACGGGTCGACCGCGCCGCCGCGCACTTCCTCCACGACAACCGCGCGCTGCTGGTCGCCACCGGCCTGCTCGACGCCGACCTGCCCACCGGCGACCTGCTCGACGCCTGGGTCGACGCCCACGACTCCCTCCACCGGGGCTCCGCGATGACCGCCGCCCTGGGCCGCGTCGGCTCCGACCCGACCGAGGTGGCCACGGGCATCCTGTGGCGCCTGGTCGACGGCCGCGGCGGTGCCTGGGTCGAGCCGGCCCGCGTCGCCGACGCCCTCGACGCGATCCGCGAGGCCGAACGACGCCGCCTGGCGGCCGGCATGCTCCCCGCGGTCGGTCTGTTCGCGTCCGTCCGCCGGTGA
- a CDS encoding S8 family peptidase, whose protein sequence is MPLLRRVRAVAVSAALLATAGGFATTASAQADPEEAPPAADCVLHGAPLRYLVVFAPGTSAPLADAQVAAACGTTTAYHPQISVAVAVSADPSFGSRIGLDRAYSAQLDGLSKRTGAPARKNNDEVTGTRALAGAVDRTAEQWDMDLIRAAEAHAVSTGSRDVVVGVLDSGIDPTHPDLVGALDPALSAGCTTGVADPAPASWSPTTSAHGTHVAGVIAAADDGLGTTGVAPGVRIASVKVVDDDGFIYPEYAVCGFMWAAERGMTITNNSYFIDPWVFTCQNKVGQAVVYEAVRRAVDYATGRGVLTVAAAGNAAADLTKPGQDALSPTNAAPEDVRPRPVDSTCLVLPAQLRNVVAVSSVGADLVKAGYSSYGLGAVDVTAPGGDRKQQPADDRNGCVLSTVPAGYDYSCGTSMAAPHVAGVAALLASTHPEVAAPELNRMLNQRAETLPCPADYDLNGTGVQDAYCTGYSEYNGFYGHGMVDALAAVQE, encoded by the coding sequence GTGCCTCTGCTCCGCCGCGTCCGAGCGGTCGCGGTCAGCGCGGCCCTGCTCGCGACCGCGGGCGGTTTCGCGACCACCGCGAGCGCCCAGGCAGACCCCGAGGAAGCGCCACCCGCGGCCGACTGCGTCCTGCACGGCGCACCGCTGCGCTACCTCGTCGTCTTCGCACCCGGCACGAGCGCGCCGCTGGCCGATGCGCAGGTAGCGGCCGCGTGCGGCACGACCACCGCCTACCACCCGCAGATCTCGGTCGCGGTGGCCGTGTCCGCCGATCCCTCGTTCGGGTCGCGGATCGGCCTCGACCGCGCCTACAGCGCGCAGCTCGACGGCCTGTCCAAGCGCACCGGCGCGCCCGCCCGCAAGAACAACGACGAGGTCACGGGCACCCGCGCGCTCGCGGGCGCGGTGGACCGCACCGCCGAGCAGTGGGACATGGACCTCATCCGGGCCGCCGAGGCGCACGCGGTGAGCACCGGCAGCCGGGACGTGGTGGTCGGCGTGCTCGACTCGGGCATCGACCCGACGCACCCGGACCTGGTCGGCGCGCTGGACCCGGCGCTGTCCGCGGGCTGCACCACGGGCGTGGCCGACCCGGCGCCGGCCTCCTGGTCGCCGACGACGTCCGCGCACGGCACGCACGTGGCGGGCGTGATCGCGGCGGCCGACGACGGGCTGGGCACCACGGGCGTGGCGCCGGGCGTGCGGATCGCGTCGGTGAAGGTCGTGGACGACGACGGGTTCATCTACCCCGAGTACGCGGTGTGCGGGTTCATGTGGGCCGCCGAGCGGGGCATGACCATCACCAACAACAGCTACTTCATCGACCCGTGGGTGTTCACCTGCCAGAACAAGGTGGGCCAGGCCGTGGTCTACGAGGCGGTGCGGCGCGCGGTCGACTACGCCACCGGGCGCGGCGTGCTGACCGTGGCGGCCGCGGGCAACGCGGCGGCCGACCTGACCAAGCCGGGGCAGGACGCGCTGAGCCCGACCAACGCCGCGCCGGAGGACGTCCGGCCGCGACCGGTGGACAGCACGTGCCTGGTGCTGCCCGCGCAGCTGCGCAACGTGGTGGCGGTGTCGTCGGTGGGCGCGGACCTGGTCAAGGCGGGCTACAGCTCCTACGGGCTGGGCGCGGTGGACGTGACCGCGCCGGGCGGCGACCGCAAGCAGCAGCCGGCCGACGACCGGAACGGGTGCGTGCTGTCGACCGTGCCGGCCGGCTACGACTACTCGTGCGGCACGTCGATGGCCGCGCCGCACGTGGCCGGCGTGGCGGCGCTGCTGGCGTCGACGCACCCGGAGGTCGCCGCGCCGGAGCTGAACCGGATGCTCAACCAGCGGGCCGAGACGCTGCCGTGCCCGGCGGACTACGACCTCAACGGCACGGGCGTGCAGGACGCCTACTGCACCGGTTACTCCGAGTACAACGGGTTCTACGGGCACGGGATGGTCGACGCGCTGGCGGCGGTGCAGGAGTAG
- a CDS encoding TIGR03936 family radical SAM-associated protein, which produces MQRLRLRYAKRGRLRFTSHRDIARTFERALRRAGVPMAYSQGFSPHPKVSWVGAAPTGVASEAEYVEVQVVEQVDPDALRTALDAVLPPGLDVLEVVESGGGNLPERIDASRWRVELPGVPPERLAEAVAALLAAPSVEVERLTKDGRKVVDVRPAVVSAQVEAHSSDAGHDAADLSRPCGILVTVVRQTTPTVRPDDVLSALRAVADLVPPVPAKATRMAQGRLDGEGGLVDPLALDRAAEV; this is translated from the coding sequence GTGCAGAGGCTCCGGCTGCGCTACGCCAAGCGCGGCCGGTTGCGCTTCACCTCGCACCGCGACATCGCTCGCACGTTCGAGCGCGCCCTGCGCAGGGCGGGCGTGCCCATGGCCTACTCCCAGGGGTTCAGCCCTCACCCGAAGGTGTCATGGGTGGGCGCGGCGCCGACGGGCGTGGCCAGCGAGGCCGAGTACGTCGAGGTCCAGGTCGTGGAGCAGGTGGACCCCGACGCGCTGCGCACCGCGCTGGACGCGGTGCTGCCGCCGGGGCTGGACGTGCTGGAGGTCGTCGAGTCGGGCGGGGGCAACCTGCCCGAGCGCATCGACGCCAGCCGGTGGCGGGTCGAGCTGCCCGGTGTGCCGCCCGAACGGTTGGCCGAAGCGGTGGCCGCGCTGCTCGCCGCGCCGTCGGTCGAGGTCGAGCGGCTGACCAAGGACGGCCGCAAGGTGGTCGACGTGCGGCCCGCCGTCGTGTCGGCGCAGGTCGAGGCGCATTCGAGCGACGCGGGACACGATGCGGCGGATTTGTCACGTCCGTGTGGGATACTCGTGACGGTCGTACGGCAGACAACCCCTACCGTTCGACCCGACGACGTGCTGAGCGCGCTCAGAGCCGTCGCCGACCTGGTTCCGCCGGTGCCCGCGAAGGCGACCCGGATGGCGCAGGGGCGGCTCGACGGCGAAGGCGGCCTGGTCGACCCGCTGGCCCTCGACAGGGCGGCGGAGGTCTGA